A region of the Cryptococcus deuterogattii R265 chromosome 1, complete sequence genome:
TAGTAAGCATCATGCACTGACAAGGCATTTGGCAGTTTCAGTTGTGGCATTCTTTGTCAGCGAATACAAACCTCTCATGCCCACTTGGAGTATTATCCTCCGTATCCTTCTTCGCGTATTCCTTTACCTGTACGTGAGTGGATTAGACGAGAAATGGGCTTAATCAAGCTTATTGCAGCAATGGCTGTTTGATCATTCTGCAACGTTCATGGTTCATGCAGCTTTATTTCACTGGACTGTTATATAGTTGGGCGTTCCTTGAGTGATCTGGGATTGAAGCAAGCAGGCGTCAACACTCGGGCCGCCTTTATGTCCGTCATTTAATCCATAATGCCCGGATGCCAATATATGATGCCCGCTGTCAGGTCATACAAGGGCAACTTACCCAAAGACGCGCACAGCGATGAGCAGtaaggaagaggcagaaagTATGGGACATTGTGACCGATTTCGAAAGTTATAGTTCAACTTTTGCAGTTAGGTTACCTGAATTGCTATGGGATTCCGTGAAGTAACAAGAAATTCTAATAAATGACAGCACCGATACATGTCACTTAAGAATTAAAAATGAAGGCGACCGCCGGTTGCCATATGGGCTTCATGTATGATCGCCTCTAGATTGCTTCCCGACTTATTCAGCATACTTTTCACTTGAGATGGGAACGAGACGGAATGATCTTCTCAAGTCATATACACTGAAGATTTTCGTTAGAGCTTAGCCTGTCTGCATAATAATGCTCTGATAAAGAGATATCAGCCATTTCCTTGAATACATCAGCAACCAAGGATGTACATTTCTGGTAGATCTATATCAATTGTACATGATTTTAACATTATAGAGTGTATAATAAAAAAACCGAATCCTGTTATTTTCAATCTATCCTTCGAGGATCAGACATGTCGGCCTCGGAAGGAGTCCTCTCATCAAGAGTCGGCTCGCCAGTAGGACGGCCGGAAAGATCCTTGGCGTCCACGGCGTTTTGGGCACGGGTGAGCTTAATGTCCTTGGTAAAGAGGAGACACCAGATAGGAGGGAAAATAGCTACTATCACGGCACCAAGAACGAGTCGGAACCTTTCGAAAATTAAGTCAGCGACGGACGCTCTTTAGTTCAAAGAGGCAATACTGCTCACATAACATTCTGGTAAGCAGCAATGGCACCAAGTCTGATGGGGTCATCGGGGGGGTAAAGAGCAATATCGGTGATACTTCCGTAAAGCTCAGCTAGCAAAGTAGCATTGGTAGTAGGCACATGCTTGGCAAGCTCCTTGGGCATGTAAGAAGCCCAGATACCAGCGGCCGCAGCGGATCCCACAGAGTTTCCAACTTCAGTGATCAAAAGAACGACGGCGGTAACGGTGGCCACATCGACGTGAGCAACAGCTGCTTGCGCTGACACTTGAATAGCTGTTGCAGCTGCGCCACCTCCCATACCTATATAAGGATGTTAGAAGAGGCTCTAGGAGACGTAATTAGTCAAACAATAATTTACCTTGCAGGATCTGGCACATGACCAGCTCGGCAGTATTCCCGGTGGGAGATCGGGCCTTGAGCATAAGACCCACACCAAGAAGACGAATGAGAAGCCCAACAAAGAGCATCCACTTGAAACGCCTAGTGGCGAACATGATGAAACCAGCCATAATACCAAAAATGGTGAGGGCAAGAGATTGGGCGGAGCTGAAGTAGGTCAAATTACGGTAGCTCCAGTCCTCAGTGACGTAAACATAACTGTGCAGCAATTAGTAATGATGGCGTACCTGTATGATTAGATTTACTCACCTATAGAGGTAGGTGTATTGAAGATAGAAGGACACGAAGTCGAAAAAACCGATGAGGCAGGAACCAAGGATAGGACCACGCTTGAGCCATCGCATGGGCAAGACAGGCTTCCTTGGGAACTTGGACTCATAAAAGAGGAACacagggaaaagaaggccaCCAATGATGATCATCACAATCATACTCGGagtcttccatcctttaGAGGCCGAGGGAGCAAGAccaagagggagaaggataaGGGCAAGAGAAGTCGCAATGAGGACGAGACCGATAAAGTCCATTTCAAGACAGGCTTCACGGATAGTGACCCAAATACCACTGAAGATTACGAATTAGAGGTAATCTCACCATCGGAAGTTGAGACTTACACCTTGATGGGAGGCCGAGAGTATTTAATCTTCAACTGCTTGGCAGCCTTGTGCTGCGCCCACATGAGagcaatgatgatgggacACAGAGCGACCGGAACGAGGATAGCGAACTAATATACAATTGGTTAAATGGTCAACATGAAAAGAAATAGGAAACCAGACAACGTACCATACCATAACCCCATCGCCAGTTGGGAAGCACACCCTCAGCGATCTCAGCGGAAACGAAGTTGTTGATGATAAAAGGAGCCGAGACGAGGCCAGAAACAGCACCACGCCACCGAAGTGTTGTCATATCAGCAATAATGATTTGTTGAAGCATTTGCAAGCCAGTGTAGCCGAAAGACTGAAATCATTATTCAGCTATCACATCTCAGCGGTGATGTTCTGAGAGAACTTACATAGATTACCTGCCCACCGGCAATCTGACCAACGTCGTTGGCAGTGGCAATGACAATCTACAAAGTAAAGAGAAGTCAGCCTCCATCTTTAGCCTGATGAAACATGGCGCAAATTGGACCTACGTAACCAACAACGTAAAGGATTGTGACAATAATAAAAGTCTCGCCTCGACCAACACTGACATGTGATCATCAGTATACGTGTACTGCACAGAATGTTATTTGTACTCACACATCCGCAAGCTTGGCCATGAGCGGTTTACCAACagcaatgatgatggcattGGCGGTTGAAATAGTACCAGAGACGGAGTGATCCAAAACATAAGAGGTGCTAAATTTATGTGTCAACCTATGCTGTATCGCCGGACTATGACTGCGGCTTACGCATAAGAGAGATATTGCCATGTAGTGACACCGTCAAGAGAGTAAATATAAGAAGAAAGTGCGATACTGCAGGTAATCGATCAGTGAAGAAGTTCACACAGCACACAACCTACCCGATGAAAAGGAACCATTGGGATTTGGGGCCCCTACTCATGCAAATTGAATGTCAGTGAGCACATCCACATGGTCGCCAACTAATTACGAACCAGACAGCTGCAGCAGCTTCGACTTTGCTGACACCAGTAAGGACTTCCTCCGATGAGGTATCCTCGTAATACAACTCGTCCTGAGGGGCGGCACCGGCCTCTTCGAGATCACGGGTTTTCTTTCCGTCCTGATGGGCTCCTGGATCAAGCGGCAGATTGCTCTGTGAGAGAGTGGTCATGATATCGGAGTGGTCGGGGTTGTAGCAGATTCAGAAGTCGTGGTCAACGGGGTATTTATACGTAGTCGGTTGGACGACTTTTGTGAAGCAGTTATGGAGCAGATTTTGTTTCCGTGTTCCGCACGTCACCGCATGCAGTCGGGGAGCGACAAATTtcggaagggaaaaaggcCCTTCTGCCCTACATTACCTTATCAGATAGCCCAACCCTTAATTGTCCCTGACCGAATTcctttatttttttttgttttcccTACCGTCGCCAGATCCCggctcctcctccttccctatTCTTCACCCAGTTTTATTAACAATAAATTTCAACCGCAGCTCCACCACAGGGAAACAGAAGACGTAAGGCGTACGTAGAAAGCCTTGCAACAAGATGCAAAACATGCGAGACCGCTATATAGCATGGGACCATTTAGCATCTGACCCGAAAAGCCGATAGCAGCTCGAATATAAATTCCATCAATAATCTGACGAGTGTATAATAATAGCAGATCGCTGCAATGATGCATAGTCGGCCCTCAACGACGGCGGTCAGTGGATATAGTAGTCTTTATTATCGatcttcagcttcaaaaAGGAGATGCATGCATGTCCTGCATTCGATAACTGTTGCCACTGATAACTGCATAAGACGGGTGGGGAAATTGCGGGAAAACTTCGACTATTGTTGATCTTCCGCCATTACTCCTTACACgctctttgccttttcacttcctctctccctctccacttTTGTCTTCGCTTCCATGATCTATGATGACTTGCCGTTCCATGGTTTTACAGTATATTTGTATACGCAACTGCAGCAAGAGAACGGAAATAGAAAATCCTTTCGGGTTAGAAACCCGATGCCAAGCACATATAACCGGAAATTGAATAATGCAACACGCAACACGCAACAAGCAACAAGATCAGCAAGTTTATGGAATCTATGATTCGCAGCACATCCAACCGTCGTCTCAGGGCTTGTTCGAACGATTTGCCTTGCGGATTATTTGCCATCATCCTATCTCTTGCCCTTTGACCCCTGCTCGATGCTCAGCGGCTCATTATATTGCCCACACTTCATTCTTCTGATTGCTCGATTTCGCCTTGAAGCTAAGGCACGAGAAACAAACGAATAAATTAACGATCTCGACAATGGACGATGTAAGGAGTAAGCAATTAAGTAAATAACAATTTTCCgatgagaaagaatgaagcaacgatgagcaagagcaaggaggaaggaagtgaagTCAAGACACTTCACCCTCCTTTAGCGATGTAGATTTGAGGTAAGGGCCCGCGTAaaacgaggaggaggaggataaaACACGAAGAAATACCTTTTGTGCTTGGCACTTGGCCTCATGCCCTTTTTCTGGAGTATGAATGGGCACACCTACATGCCTTCCGGCGTCCTTCTTTTGATTCCCAATAagtttctctttctttctgtCAAAGACGTGCAATGAACACAGCTGCTAGTAGCTGTCGACCTGTTGACCATTAGCATAATATTGGGTGGTGAAGAGGCCGAACTGTCTGTATGATGCAGAGCTAAAAAACGAGGAAAGGGCTTGCTGCTCCAGAAGTACGAACTGAGTAGAGCAATTCTTCAGTTAGAGCACACTGAGCACTGAATGTTAACATCTGCTAATGTGTGTAATCTATTATATACAGTCCCAGTAATGTTTAAAATATTGTTGTACTGGCTTTGCATAATGACGTTAAACACCAGGACACGAAATAATAGATTAAAGTCGGGAGGAACAACAGCATAACCGACGAATAAGTCGGTTGTTTTCATTGACGAATATTCATTAACAGATGTTGTCCTACACTCAACACACTACTATTTATTCCATGCACTGCGCTCTTGTATCATTGGTTGCAAGGTACCTGAAGACGCTTCCGGTAGTATTTGCCCTGTTCCAGTAAACTGGACTCGGAACTCTCGGACACGGACTAACTGCGTGCAACGTGCGATTGGTAGCGTAAGATCACGATAAATAAAAGATACGAGATCTACGAGAAAAATCTGATTAATAAACTAATAGGAAACATAGCACTCCGCTGGACCCGGAACCGACCTGCGTGAAACCTACATACGTAATAATAATAAGGCGCCGCACAGTAAAACCGATATCCGTATTCAGTATCAATTGCATTGTGAGTTTTCCTATACAGTCCGCAGTTCTCTGGAATAACTACTGGCATTTGcccatcattcatctcgTTCATGTGACTGACTATCGAGGTTCACGAATGCCTTTTCGAAGGAAATGCCTGGAGGCAGAAGGAAGTATGAGATGAAAGAACTTGTGACGCGCTCATATATTTTTGGTTCGCGTCACCATGGGAAATTTGTAAAATCCTATTTAGTAATAATATTTACATAGTGTGGACTTAGTACTCTTGTTAACTGAAGTCGACATTATTGTTGCCGACTCTTTCGCTGTGTACCTCAACCAATTAATCTGTGCTCTTCGATTCGCGACTTCCCTTCTGTTGTTATCAACCACTTCACTGTACACTTGTTCTCCACCCGCCATTAATTATCTAATATGGTACGCTTCAAGAACCGTTACCTCCTAGTCgaattcctcctccccactTCCCTTTCTACAACACTCGACACCCATTACGACTCTACGAATCCTATAATACCAAAGGAAGGCGCTGTGGAAGACAACGGCTctgaggacgaagaagaagaagaggaattTTCTCCTATACCCTCATTACCTTTTGTGATCCCTACTATACTACCCGATAGCCAACtaggagatgaaggaggacaGGGGGTATACAAGGCTGTGAGGTCCACTGTGATCAGTGTctttggagatgaaggcTGGGGAAGGATTGCCAGTTCATTTCGAGGTTCGTTCTAGTTGTGTCACCAAAGTTCGATTGAGTCATCGCGGGCTGAAAATGAGGATACAGTGATATATCATTCCCCCCTGACAACTCTTACATTTCTTCGCATCGCCCGTCCACA
Encoded here:
- a CDS encoding ribonuclease P/MRP protein subunit POP5, with translation MVRFKNRYLLVEFLLPTSLSTTLDTHYDSTNPIIPKEGAVEDNGSEDEEEEEEFSPIPSLPFVIPTILPDSQLGDEGGQGVYKAVRSTVISVFGDEGWGRIASSFRVIYHSPLTTLTFLRIARPHYRLLWSALTFITSLGNTPVIPRVIAVSGTIKKLQNRGIAYHRAIVGALISAGVAKNKAGISGGGGGKLEKEAEQEREEMERIQET